The genomic window CGACGACCTCGCGCTGCTCCGCTCCTCGCTCCTCTCCCTCGCGGTTTCCTCGCACTCCGCGTCGCCGCCCTTCCTCCGCAACAAGCTCGCCCAGCTTGTGGCGCTCCTCGTCCGCCTCGATTATCCCCATGTCTACCCTTCCTACTTCCTCGACCTCctcccgcccccgccgccgcagccgggcCCGACGGACATGTTCGCGCGGGTCCTCATCTCCCTTGATGACGACCTGCTCTCCCAGGACTACCCCCGCAGTGCTGACGAGGCCTCCGACGCCATGAGGGTGAAAGATTCCATGCGCGCGCAGTGCGTACCCCAGATCGCCCGCCACTGGCACGCAGCCGCCTCGACCCTCCGCACAGCTGACCCTGCGGCCGCGGCCGTAGCCCTCGACGCGGCGCGCAGGTGCATCTCGTGGATCGATGTCGGGCTGGTCGCGAATGATGTGTTTGTTCCTCTGCTCTTTGACATTGCGATGTCCCCTGGAAGTGCGGGTCCGCTTGCTGCTGCAGCGGTAGGGTGCCTTTCTGCTGTGGCGGCTAAGGGGATGGACTCGAGGGCGAAGGTGGCATTGCTGAGGTCGCTCCTGGTTGCACAGCAGGGGCTCGGTAGCCCAGACAGTGGATTAAAGATGGCACCATTGGTGACTACATACGCTGCGGAGGCTCTTGAATGTTATCGCAGGCTTGGCCCTAGCGACGCTGATGGAGCCGCGGCATTGGAGATGTTGGAAGAGGTCTTAACGGCTGTATTTGCAGCTGCGGAGAGctgcgacgaggaggaggtggattCTGGTTCCGTGCTTGAATTCTTATCTGGCTATGTGAGCATGATGAAGGCACCATCCGAGAAGCAGTTGGGGCACTTGGGACGGATCTTAGAGGTGGTCCGGGTGCAGATGTCATATGATCCAGCATATAGGGGTCATCTTGATGCACTTGACAAGAtaggaaaggaggaggaggacctaATGGCGGAGCAGCGGAAGGATTTAGTTGCATTATTCCGGAGCATTTGTCGTGTGGCACCAGCTGCAGCCCAACTTTTCATAAGAGGGTTGCTTGTGACATCACTCTCATCTGCAGAAGCTAGTGTTGAGGATGTTGAGGTTGCTCTTACTCTGTTCTTCTGGCTTGGAGAAGTGGTGGGTGAGGAAGAGATCCGGACTGGGACAGGGCTGCTCGGGGAGCTTGTGCCCATGCTCCTTTCTGCAAGATTCTCATGCCACACACACCGCTTAGTTGCATTGGTGTATCTGGAGACAGTTACCCGCTACATGAAGTTCACGCAGGAGCATGTGCAGTATGTGCCACATCTGCTTGGTGTGTTCTTGGATAACCGTGGCATACACCATCAGAATGCTCATGTGAGCCGGCGTGCAGGATACTTGTTCATGAGAGCTGTCAAGTTGTTGAAGGCGAAGCTTGTGCCTTACTTGGATACCATTTTGCAGGTCTTTCCTTATCTCTTTTGGTAGATAAACACTTAATTGTTTGCTATTCTAGATCTGAGACTGTGTCTGTGAGTGATCAGAGCTTGCAAGATGTACTTGGCCAATTCACTTCTATGGGCTGGACAAACAAAGATCCAAAGCTACCCAGCTCAGAGGATGGCAGCCAAATTTTTGAGGTGCACCGTCCATTTCTTACTACAACCCATCTTAACTTGCGCCTAgtcatttttgttttctacAGTAGACATACTAACTTGGACCAGTGACATGTGTTCTAATTTCAGGCTGTTGGATTGTTGATCGGCATTGAAGACATATCTCCAGAGAAGCAGGCTCAGTGCTTGACTGCTTTTCTAAATCCTCTCTGTCATCAGGTGATTAATATTCCTTTTGCTTAATACGATGGCTTTAGGCCCTTTAAGACAAGAGAAACTTACTGATGCTGGTAAAAATTGATTCCAGATCGAGTCACTTGTTATGGATGCAAAAGCGCAAGGACATGAAGAATCATTGCGAAGAGCGATGAACCTTCAACAGATTATTGTTGCACTGAATATGGTCAGCAAGGTAATTTGCATTCACACATTGCAAGGTTGAGTTATAACACATTCTCTAAAACATGGTTTGTGATTATGCGAGATGGTTTATTAGGCCATGCCTGGTAAAATATGTTGGCGCTCTATTTTTGAAATCTGATTTATTCTCATGTAAATTTTCTTACTTCTGTGCACGGGAAGTCACTCGTACCTCACTTACTGGATCCGGATGTTGCCCTTTTTTTAGGGCTTTAATGAGCGCCTTGTGATGGGAAGTAGGCCAGCTATTGGGGTCATGTTCAAGAAAGTAAGTTCTGTACACTTGCCTATTTTCACTAGTATTGTATGTATGGTTTCTGCTTGTCATCATGTAGCATATGCAATTGGACAATGGTTGGAACAGTTTGAAGTCCTCAATTGCTCTTGCATCAATAATCAGCCTACTCTGTCTTTGGTTTTGCTATTTCTTCTGGTATGAATTTTTTCTTATAATCTTTTCCTCAGACCCTTGATGTTGTTTTGCAAGTCCTTGTCTCATTTCCTAACGTGAGAACCCTGCGATCTAAGGTAAATATGAACCTGTTCCTTTAGCATCTTCATTAGTTCCCAGCTTTGATGACATGATCGCACCATATTCTAACTCGAGCAAATGCTGAAATGCAGGTCATATCCTTTCTGCACCGGATGATTGAGATATTAGGTATCTCAGTGCTTCCATGTATTCCACTGAGACAATTGCTTCTTGATAATGAGGTattccatttctttttttttttcaatgacAGAACCCTCTGTTTTCTTGGTTTTCTGCTTTGCTGGATCCCTTACCTGGAACAGAACTTTTCTGAGAACAGTAGGAGAGTCGTTCTTGGGGCACAAAAGTATAGGAACAAACTCTCTGCATCTCTCCTTCCCTGTTTTCCTCTTCTCCACTCACAACCATGAGCTCAGCATCCGCTGTATCTTCCTGGTGTTTCATCACTCACTCCCCAAAGGACTCCTCTGTTCCATCACAGCTTCTTTTCCCTTTTGTAGAGGGAATTACCACTGGTAATGCTTTGCTGATGTGGGAACAGCACCAGTTGTGCACAACTTGAGTGCAGGACAAGTTCATTCAAGGATTGTATTAGGACGGTTAGGGCGTTAGGCAAAGGATGTGATCACCTGGCAGGCCATACCTGGACATACGTTTTTCATGTCATCAAAGTACCCTCCCTAAATAATCCTAGCCTCTCAGTAGATTTGAAGTTTGTCCGAAGTTTTTCTTGGAGAGCACTGTAACAAGtcactttttttctttgttttttccaAAACATCCTACAATTAACTCTATTTCGTATCATTTTCAGTGCTcacataattattatttttcatacaGGCAAAAGATATGGTGGATTTTCTCATATTGGTAAACCAAATAATTTGCAAATTTAATTCTTCAGCTAGTGGCATATTGGAGGATGTTTTTCCTACCATTGCAAGTCGTTTGTCTGTCATACTGTCACAAGATGCATTTTCAGCTGGTCCTGCAAGCAATACCGAGGTAATGTTGATTGCATCTACAACAAGGCCCTGCATATATTACTTTATTTTCTAGCTGCTTGCTCTTGTATACTTTTTGATGTCTCTGCTCATCTCTACATTACAAGAATGCTAGTGCCTTTGAAATGTGCTAGATTCATGGGGATATATTACCTTATTTGCTTTACAGTTTTCCTGGTTATGACGGTGCAACTCTAGCTACCTAACATGTGGCAAATATAGTTCAAGAGGCAAATATTATTTGTATGATTTATCAATACTCACTAAATAAAATCAAGGATATCAATATAATGGCAACAAGGTGGTATGCTAATATACTCCACTTTACGTTGTGTGGCTAGTTTGATTAGTTTGGACAGCATCAATTCCACTAGCTTAAGTGACTAACCTTGTGCAGGTACTGGATGAATTGCATGGTTCCTTGTGTAATATATTATTGTCTTACCACTGCAGGAAATACGAGAATTGCAAGAGCTGCAGAGGACATTATATACATTCTTGCATGCTATGGCAGCACATGATCTTTCTACAATTCTCCTTGCTCCTAGCAGTAGGCAGTATCTGGAGACCATAATGCAGTTGCTTTTGTTTACTTCATGCAGTCATAAAGATATACTACTCCGGAAGGTGAGGACTATGGTTGATCATGATTTCCTATCTTCTTTCTCAATCTGCATTCTCAACTTTCACTGTAAGCTAAACCTGTGGACACTGTTTACTCACACCTTGGCCACGGTTTTTTTTAGGCATGTGTACAAATTTTTGTCAAACTTATAAAAGACTGGTGCACTAACTCTGAAGATAAGGTAATATTATGTTTACTTCTTTACGATGTTATGTCGTGAATTTTCAACTATCCAGTACTTGGCATTCAGTTGGATTACTCATGTAATTCTTGTTTTGTTATGTTCTTGTTTCTTCAGCTTCCTGGCTTCCGAGTTTTTATGATCGAGAAGTTTGCTACTGGCTGTTGTTTATACAGTGTCCTTGACAAATCATTTGATCTACGTGATGCAAATACGGTAATACATGTCACCTTTCTACAATTTGAAGTTGCAATCATTATATTTGATGTGTTGAAAGTAAACCTTCACATAGCTGTTATGGCTGTTTGTCCGTGGCTCTGTTTGTATCTTAGTAACTTTTGATAATCTCCATGTTAGTGGGATTTATAGGCATCAGCAATGTGAGCCATGCAAGTCAAACAAATTTTGGAGATTATCTTTAGTATTATATTGTGTTGCTAGGTCAAGCATGAAAGGTTTCTAACCACTGCCTACCATCAGTAGGGTGAAGTGGCAATTAAATTTCAGCTGACACAAGTTATTCAGCTGGATTATGTAACCTGTAGGACGGATCTGATTTCTTAAAAATGTTAGGACCTTTAACTTAGAGAAAGTTGAAGTTGTGTCATTATACTGTAATATTTTTCTGTAACTCATCCTTCATATTTGTTTGAACTTATGCAATAAAGttgctcccttttttttttttttttttttttttttgctgttgtTCTAAAGTGGACTGAGTTGCTTTTAAGTTCATTTTGGTTTTAATATGCAATTTTTTCCTTCTAACTAATTCATGCTTAGTGATCACCTCAGGTTCTTTCCCTTGATGGAATTTTTTCCCCTACTGATAAGTTCCAGAAATGCTTGAGGGGATGTACCCTGATAAACTAAATTGATTTCAGAACCTCAGCTACCAACACATTATTTGATGCTGTGCTTTGGCAGAAATCAAAATACATTGTGCTTTGTCCAAATTTTTGAACTAGTCCATGAACTTTACTATTTAAGCTTCTCTACACTGAAAGGGTGTGTATAACTACTTGGTTTCCTTGTCTTATAGCTGTTATGTGTCAAAATAGAATGCTGAGTTGGGCAGTGCAAATGTGCTATGTCCTAGTGCAGTGGGGATTAGTAAAGTGCTTGGTGTCCAAACTAGGCATGTGCCAATGCACTTCTGAGGACAGTGGGGCTTGGTTATTACATATTGGCTGCTTAGTTTAGAGTCTCAACTGGACTTTACacgtctgtttgtttcagaacTCTCTGTGTTGTCATTTTACAGCATTACTATACTCTAAAGTCAATATGCTTGGTGCATGGTGATAGATGAATTAATCCTTTTTCGTCAAGCACTTCATTTATTTGACTTGTTCTTTATATAGCTTGTTCTCTTTGGTGAAATCGTGATGGCCCAAAAGATTATGTACGAAAGATTTGGGGAGGACTTCATTGTAAACTTTGTAACAAAAGGTCTTCCAGAAGCTCACTGCCCACCAGACCTAGCTGAACAGTACTTCCAGAAGTTACAGGTATGCTAGCTCTTTTGATCTCACATGGTTCTCATTTCTTAATTGATATATCTGGAAATTACTATATTCAAACTTAGGAAGTTGAACCACTTTTCTTAAATTCGGGAACTCAAATTTGAGTAAACTATGTTGCTGTGCTGTCAATAGTTGGACACTTAGATGCTTTGCATCACAAAACAACTTGACTGTCAATACTAGTAACAAGGTGTTGACGTGATTTAGAGTTCATGATGTAACCTCACACTTTTAAATAGACTGTTTCTTTTTTGGATTGTTTAAATAGACTATTTTTTGTTGTAATGAGTGTAACTTTCTGCTTCAACAGGGAAATGATATCAAGGCATTCAGGACATTTTATCAATCGCTTATCGAGAAAATAAGACAACAAGAGAATGGGAGTCTTGTATTTAGATAGCATCATTCATTCATTTTGAATATGTTTGCCAGCAGAAGACTCCTCAGCTGTGTGATTCAAGTATAGGTATTTCTGTATTCTTGCTTGTTATATTTCTTTTCTATATGGTTTGcttgtttctttcctttttgtaTTTTTGCCTAATTATTTATAGTTTGTAGGGTAGTTGTGTCGTCAATGTATATAGAGCTACCATTTGTGAGATTGGAAGGTATTCTCTTGCCTTTAATGCGATTCAAGTTATCTACCAatctttttctgtttttttgcAACTCCCCATGGTGTCTTATGTTGTGTTCTTCCTGTGCATATTGTTGGGTACTTCTGTTGTCCTCAGCATTCCATTCCAATAGTTTGATGTATTTACAGGATTAATTGTAAACTCCGTACATTTGTCTTGCAATAGCAGTACATGGCTGCAAGCATTATCCTGGTTATGAACTTATGACCTTAATGCCTATTTCAGCTGGGTGGAATACATTTGGTTAATTGCTTTATCTGGTTTTACGTCACAACTGAAAAGGAACATTTATATGCAGTCTCTTTCCCTTGTTTCTCGCTTTAGTCTGTGTTGGCTACATGTAATTTATCAGAATTTACCCTTGCATGCTTTGCAGATGTATACTGCGGGAATATTTTTTTACCAAGTCTGGCTACCGTGGCGAAGTTCGTTATTCATCGCGTGCTAGTGAGATGCAAGGGGGAgtgcagaaaaagaaaaatacaggGTTCCATTTGTTTGTTTTGATCTTTCTCCCCAAATCATAAATTGTTCTGCTATCTGGGCCTGAAATTTTTGCAAGGTATTTTCAGCGAACTAGTAGTTGGGACAGGGGAAAGAGTGTTGTGTAGGCAGTGTTTTTCCTGACAAAAAATTGTCACACCGCCTGTTGTGTATTGTGTTATACCAAATTTTGCGGGACTCAGAGGttttcaccccccccccccccatattTGTCATCAGGGGTACTGTACATATTCTTCAATATCCTTGTGCCATTCGCTTCATAAATTATTGTCACCTTTTCGTCAGTCTGATGATGCAGTGACAACAGAGCATGTCATGCTGATGCTGTGCAAGATTTGAACTTCAAATCTCTGTTTTTTAACCCTCCAAGTCTGCAATATCTCTACCTGCTAGAAAAATCCATGACCCGTGCTGCTGCTCTATTCGACTGTTTAAAGCTTTTGCCCTGTCTAGCCCATCCTGTTTGGCGGCCGCTGGAGCTTGTAAAGAACATCAAAGTGCAGGGAAATGTTTGGCATGCCAAGCTCCAAGTCAGGTTTTTTGTAGCGCTCTTACCCCAGTTTCTGAATACAGAGCTCAGAGaagctgagccgagccgagccttAAAGCTGGGGTGTTAGGCCTCAGATTCTACTTAAGAGTTTGTTTGTTTCTTATTATGATTCTAATATTCTGATTTTAAAGTTAAAATCAGAAATAAACAGGTTAATTTTACAATTTAGATTTCACAATCGGGAGACAGATTATGTATAATCTATAATAAAAAAGTTGATTCTGAATTATGGATTATGACTCATATTTAACTACTAATACCATTATAAACGTACCATTTCGtttcttttctcctctctctccctactCTCTTCATTCGCTCTTGTTGCTCGGCTGAGCCGCCATAGCAGAGGTCAAAGCTAGGCGCCATTGTCCGCCATTGCCATCGTTGGTGCTGCTCCACTGGCCTCTGTCCGTCAAGATCCACCTAGGAGAGTTCTCCTTGTCGCTCTCTCCTTAAACATGAGCACTTCTTCAATTTTTCCCCATTTGTGCTGTCTTTGTCCAATTCCTTGCGCTCAACGCTTTTATGTGCTCCTCTCATTCTTCTTGTTCCATCTGTATGCGCAGTGAAGCCATGAGCTCGCCGGATTTCAGAGTCCCTTATCGCACCACCGTCATCAATCATTGTTGTTGGTCCTTCGCATATGAGGTCAGAGCTCCCTTCCTCTCTGTTAATTGAGCACTGGAAAGACATAGGTTAGCTTCATGTCGATGATTAGTCGTTGTACCACCGCACACCGTGGGCCTCCTTTTCCTCGATGCCGATTGTCGTCGCCTGCTCTCTCTGATCGTCAATCAACACTGCGACCATCGTAGATAGTTTCCTTATATTGTTGCGATTCCATATAGCTTGATCCCGCCGTTTCCCGTAGCTTGTAGCTCGAGGTCACCCTCGCCGCAGTCCATGGAGTCCAGCCAGTCCAAGTAGCGCCGTCGCCGACTGTTTGCACAGTAAGATGCCGCGAATCCATTTTGCCGTCATAGCCGTGCCGCCGTTCGCGTGGTAAGGGAGTCAGTAGGAGAGGGGGAAAGAGAAGGAAGATTATAATAATCGGGTGGTGTTTATtttagattgtgagaatcaTAATCTGAATGAttagaatcataataaaaaaacaaacagccCTAAGTAGCTTCTGGATCTTTATTTTAGAGCGCTCGGCCAAATCTTTTTGGCTCCAACAAGCTCAATACTGGATTCTGTTACCTAGCAAAAATGCAGGATTGCGACAAGTGCTGGGCAATCCGGCATGATCATATCTTTTGTTCCAGCTTGTTCTTTTGACCCAACAACATACCTGCGTGTTAGTCTGCTAGAGACGGATGCACATGTAATCATGCGCATGTCACGGATCATAACGCAATGGGTCATTGTATTTCGGACTGGAAAAATCCGTATCAATTATCTGGTCACTACAATGTATTCTAAACAGAATGGGCCCCAGGTTTGCAAGCATACAAGAAATTGTATATGTTTTATTTGATATTTTAGTACTCTGTCATTGATAGAGTGTTAAATTTATCACTAGATCCACTATTATAGATCTAGAGTATTTATTTATCATTCTCAGTGAGGAATTATCACTCCAGTGTAGtggtaaaaaattaaatattttattttattgtgaCCACTGTCATGTCCAACTCAACTCATCCATACCGGGTCATTCTTTTTGATCAAACCTCTTGGGTCAACGCGGCTCACGTTCATGCCACACAACACGGCTGGAAAGGGCCCTGGCCAGGCAAACATGGGACCATTTACAAATTCCAACAGAACTATGGGACAAGGCACACAAACAAATGCCAAGAGTTGAAAAATCATGGATCACATACAGAGGTGACAAGATAAGCCAAAGAATTGAAATGAAAGTAATGCATCATAGAGAAATGACAAGAAAAAACTGGCAAGCTGAACAACTATCACTTTTCTAGTCCACCACAAGCTTGCCAAAAACTCGGCTCTTTAAGCCAACGAGGAAGAATATCTAGCTCGGCCCAGCTTGGCTCGTCTCGTTGATGTTGTTTTTACCagccttttttgtttttggaaatGGGGAAAAAGAGGTGTTACTTAGATATTACTCCGCAAACTATCGTCACAAAAGAGTACTAACAACCAGCTATAtcaatatgaaaaaaattgtatttgGGTGCTAATTGTCTTGTAACCATGACTCCATGAGGTTGTTGACCTGTTGCAGTGTATGGGAAGTTTGGAGCAGATGCTGCTGATCCGATGTCTTGAAAAGATATCAAGACAAAAGCATGCGTTGACATGAAAAGTTTACAATAACAATTAATAATGACACTATGCTAAAGGATGTTTGCTAATGGAGTTAGGTTGATTAAATGCCTACTCTAAAAGATAAAGAGGATCAATTATGATTGTATCTCCAGGATAAAATAAGTTAGTTTAGAACCAGTCTAAGGGAAAAATTTCGCATAGGAAACACCTTCTTCTTGGGTTCCAATGTCAAGTAACCTGTCTATTGAAGAAGCATGCATTCCCTTTCAAAACAAATGGTCGGTATTCAGTTCAGTGTATATGCTTGTTGACCAAATCAAGCTGAAGATAGTATCTGATTAGAAAAGGTAATGAAGCTAGCTATTGAACTGAATAGGTAATGCCTTGTATGCTTGTAGCCGACAGATTGAAATGCTCCAAATCAACTAATGCCTTGAGCAATTATCCAACTGGCGTTTGTAACACGTATACGAGTCATGATTGATGCATCAACCCAACAGAGCTACAAATCCATGCACGGGGATCTTGAAGAATCGTCACCAAACTTACTCTAGCCTCGTTtctcatattaaaaaattatgatcAAGAATATATGCTCACGTCGGGGAGCATGAATGATCCAAATTAAATCA from Phragmites australis chromosome 14, lpPhrAust1.1, whole genome shotgun sequence includes these protein-coding regions:
- the LOC133890729 gene encoding exportin-T-like, coding for MDDLEQAILLASDSPAAAAACPAVRAEALAFCARARDESPPSSLLRLCLSGLTSSPHAQVHFWCLQSLHYALVRRRLALPDDLALLRSSLLSLAVSSHSASPPFLRNKLAQLVALLVRLDYPHVYPSYFLDLLPPPPPQPGPTDMFARVLISLDDDLLSQDYPRSADEASDAMRVKDSMRAQCVPQIARHWHAAASTLRTADPAAAAVALDAARRCISWIDVGLVANDVFVPLLFDIAMSPGSAGPLAAAAVGCLSAVAAKGMDSRAKVALLRSLLVAQQGLGSPDSGLKMAPLVTTYAAEALECYRRLGPSDADGAAALEMLEEVLTAVFAAAESCDEEEVDSGSVLEFLSGYVSMMKAPSEKQLGHLGRILEVVRVQMSYDPAYRGHLDALDKIGKEEEDLMAEQRKDLVALFRSICRVAPAAAQLFIRGLLVTSLSSAEASVEDVEVALTLFFWLGEVVGEEEIRTGTGLLGELVPMLLSARFSCHTHRLVALVYLETVTRYMKFTQEHVQYVPHLLGVFLDNRGIHHQNAHVSRRAGYLFMRAVKLLKAKLVPYLDTILQSLQDVLGQFTSMGWTNKDPKLPSSEDGSQIFEAVGLLIGIEDISPEKQAQCLTAFLNPLCHQIESLVMDAKAQGHEESLRRAMNLQQIIVALNMVSKGFNERLVMGSRPAIGVMFKKTLDVVLQVLVSFPNVRTLRSKVISFLHRMIEILGISVLPCIPLRQLLLDNEAKDMVDFLILVNQIICKFNSSASGILEDVFPTIASRLSVILSQDAFSAGPASNTEEIRELQELQRTLYTFLHAMAAHDLSTILLAPSSRQYLETIMQLLLFTSCSHKDILLRKACVQIFVKLIKDWCTNSEDKLPGFRVFMIEKFATGCCLYSVLDKSFDLRDANTLVLFGEIVMAQKIMYERFGEDFIVNFVTKGLPEAHCPPDLAEQYFQKLQGNDIKAFRTFYQSLIEKIRQQENGSLVFR